The Mesorhizobium koreense genome includes a window with the following:
- a CDS encoding ABC-F family ATP-binding cassette domain-containing protein — MAPPLLHLDGIRLTFGGTPLLDGASLSAMPGERIALVGRNGSGKSTLLKIAAGFIEPQDGEVFRQPSATIRYLPQTPDMEGFDTVRAYVEAGLGPADDPHRVTYLLDHLGLTGEEHPSSLSGGEARRASLARVLAPRPDILLLDEPTNHLDLSTIEWLEEELARSPSAIVLISHDRRFLERVSRATVWLDRGRTLRLDKGFAHFEEWRDQVLEEEEREQHKLGRQIVREEHWLRYGVTARRKRNMRRLGELQAMRQDFRTHRRAEGLANMAASDAAESGKLVIEAKDIAKSYGERPIVRSFSTRINRGDRIGLVGANGAGKTTLLKLLTGELAPDTGTVRLGVNLEIATLDQKREAVDPRETLAHYLTDGRGETVIVNGEEKHVVSWMKDFLFKAEQARTPVRELSGGERARLILARVLSRPSNLLVLDEPTNDLDMETLDLLQELVASFAGTVILVSHDRDFLDRTVTSTVAPNGDGTWTEYAGGYTDMLAQRGGRKLDDRRAAARTAPAAKSVAEPRGQPRQPARKLSYKQKFALETLPKRMEEAVARIGVVEQQLADPGLYRRDPNAFADATALLDKARAELAAMEDEWLELEMLREEVEG, encoded by the coding sequence ATGGCCCCTCCGCTCCTTCATCTCGACGGCATAAGGCTGACCTTCGGCGGTACGCCGCTGCTCGACGGCGCCTCGCTCTCGGCGATGCCCGGCGAACGCATCGCGCTCGTCGGCCGCAACGGCTCCGGCAAATCGACACTGCTGAAGATCGCCGCCGGCTTCATCGAGCCCCAGGACGGGGAGGTCTTCCGCCAGCCGTCGGCGACCATACGCTACCTGCCGCAGACGCCGGACATGGAAGGCTTCGACACGGTACGCGCCTATGTCGAGGCCGGTCTCGGCCCCGCCGACGATCCGCACCGCGTCACCTACCTGCTCGATCATCTGGGGCTAACCGGCGAGGAACATCCGTCGAGCCTTTCGGGTGGCGAAGCCCGGCGTGCCTCGCTGGCGCGCGTGCTGGCGCCCCGGCCCGACATCCTGCTCCTCGACGAACCGACCAACCATCTCGATCTCTCCACCATCGAGTGGCTGGAGGAAGAGCTTGCCCGCTCGCCTTCGGCCATCGTGCTCATCTCGCACGACCGCCGTTTTCTGGAACGCGTCAGCCGCGCCACGGTGTGGCTCGACCGTGGCCGCACGCTTCGCCTCGACAAGGGGTTCGCGCATTTCGAGGAATGGCGCGACCAGGTGCTCGAGGAGGAGGAGCGCGAGCAGCACAAACTTGGCCGCCAGATCGTGCGCGAGGAACACTGGCTGCGTTACGGCGTGACCGCGAGGCGCAAGCGCAACATGCGCCGGCTCGGCGAATTGCAGGCCATGCGGCAGGATTTTCGCACGCACCGCCGCGCCGAGGGCCTCGCCAACATGGCGGCCAGCGACGCCGCCGAATCCGGCAAGTTGGTTATCGAGGCGAAGGATATCGCCAAATCCTACGGCGAGCGGCCGATCGTCCGCAGCTTCTCCACCCGCATCAACCGCGGCGACCGCATCGGCCTCGTCGGGGCGAACGGCGCCGGCAAGACGACGCTCCTGAAGCTTCTGACCGGCGAACTTGCGCCCGACACCGGCACGGTGCGGCTCGGCGTCAATCTGGAGATCGCCACACTCGACCAGAAGCGCGAGGCGGTCGATCCGCGCGAGACGCTGGCGCACTACCTTACCGACGGGCGCGGCGAGACGGTCATCGTCAATGGCGAGGAGAAGCACGTCGTCTCCTGGATGAAGGATTTTCTGTTCAAGGCCGAGCAGGCGCGCACGCCGGTGCGCGAGCTTTCGGGCGGCGAGCGCGCAAGGCTGATCCTCGCTCGGGTGCTCTCCCGCCCGTCCAACCTCCTGGTGCTGGACGAGCCGACCAACGACCTCGATATGGAGACGCTCGACCTGTTGCAGGAGCTTGTCGCGAGCTTCGCCGGCACGGTGATCCTGGTCAGCCACGACCGCGATTTCCTCGACCGCACGGTGACCAGCACCGTCGCACCGAACGGCGACGGCACCTGGACCGAATATGCCGGCGGCTACACCGACATGCTGGCGCAGCGCGGCGGCAGGAAGCTCGACGATCGCCGGGCGGCGGCGCGCACCGCGCCGGCGGCTAAGTCCGTCGCGGAGCCGAGGGGCCAGCCCCGGCAGCCCGCAAGAAAACTTTCCTACAAGCAGAAATTCGCGTTGGAAACGCTGCCGAAGCGCATGGAGGAAGCTGTCGCCCGGATCGGCGTCGTCGAGCAGCAACTCGCCGATCCCGGTCTCTACCGCCGTGATCCGAACGCGTTCGCCGATGCTACCGCCTTACTCGACAAGGCACGCGCCGAACTCGCCGCCATGGAGGACGAATGGCTGGAACTCGAAATGCTGAGGGAGGAAGTGGAGGGATAG
- a CDS encoding CarD family transcriptional regulator: MATQQKKSAQRHGFKTGEYIVYPAHGVGQISSIDEQEVAGHKLELFVIDFQKDKMRLKVPVAKATSIGMRKLSETDYVDRALKVVQGRARVKRTMWSRRAQEYDAKINSGDLISISEVVRDLYRAENQPEQSYSERQLYEAALDRMAREIAAVNRMSETEAVRLIEVNLNKGPRRGAKADNEETEQEEAA; the protein is encoded by the coding sequence ATGGCAACCCAGCAGAAGAAATCCGCGCAGCGTCATGGTTTCAAGACCGGCGAATACATCGTCTATCCGGCGCACGGCGTCGGCCAGATTTCGTCGATCGACGAGCAGGAGGTTGCCGGGCACAAGCTGGAGCTTTTCGTGATCGATTTCCAGAAGGACAAGATGCGGCTCAAGGTGCCGGTCGCGAAGGCGACCTCCATCGGCATGCGCAAGCTGTCCGAAACCGACTATGTCGACCGCGCGCTGAAGGTCGTTCAGGGCCGGGCGCGCGTCAAGCGCACCATGTGGTCGCGCCGGGCCCAGGAATACGATGCGAAGATCAATTCGGGCGATCTGATCTCGATCTCGGAGGTCGTGCGCGACCTCTACCGTGCCGAGAACCAGCCGGAGCAGTCCTATTCCGAGCGGCAGCTCTACGAGGCGGCGCTCGACCGCATGGCCCGCGAGATCGCGGCCGTGAACCGCATGTCGGAGACCGAGGCCGTCCGCCTCATCGAGGTCAACCTCAACAAGGGCCCGCGCCGCGGCGCCAAGGCCGATAACGAGGAAACCGAGCAGGAGGAAGCGGCCTGA
- the fdxA gene encoding ferredoxin FdxA, producing the protein MTYVVTDNCIKCKYMDCVEVCPVDCFYEGDNMLVIHPDECIDCGVCEPECPADAIKPDTEPGLEKWLEVNSEYADKWPNITAKKEPPSDAKEFDGMEGKFEKYFSSEPGEGD; encoded by the coding sequence ATGACCTATGTCGTCACCGACAATTGCATCAAGTGCAAATACATGGACTGCGTGGAAGTCTGTCCGGTCGATTGCTTCTACGAAGGCGATAACATGCTGGTCATCCATCCCGACGAATGCATCGATTGCGGCGTGTGCGAGCCCGAATGCCCCGCCGACGCCATCAAGCCGGATACGGAGCCGGGCCTGGAGAAATGGCTCGAAGTGAACAGTGAATATGCCGACAAATGGCCGAACATCACGGCCAAGAAAGAGCCGCCTTCCGACGCCAAGGAATTCGACGGCATGGAAGGCAAATTCGAGAAGTATTTCTCCTCCGAGCCGGGCGAAGGTGACTGA
- a CDS encoding thiamine diphosphokinase, which produces MSRFTILLGGDLTVTPRLLGQIADTHVVAADSGLLHADPLKIVPELWVGDFDSTEPDWLDAYDGIERMVYSPDKDHTDGEIAVGEALSRGATSLVLAGAFGGPRADHAFLHMALGVQLAERGVSVLLTSGAQEGSVLPHARAGYDYPPGTMFSILGFSELRGLTVEGAKWPLDDVVVPFGSSLTISNVVKDGLVVRLREGRALLVATLAAT; this is translated from the coding sequence ATGAGCCGTTTCACCATCCTTCTCGGTGGCGATTTGACCGTCACGCCCCGTCTCCTTGGACAGATCGCGGACACCCATGTCGTCGCGGCGGATTCGGGGTTGCTCCATGCCGATCCGCTGAAGATCGTTCCGGAATTGTGGGTGGGCGATTTCGATTCGACCGAACCCGATTGGCTGGATGCCTATGACGGCATCGAGCGCATGGTCTACTCCCCCGATAAGGATCACACGGATGGCGAGATCGCCGTCGGCGAGGCGCTTTCGCGCGGTGCCACCTCGCTGGTGCTGGCCGGTGCCTTCGGGGGCCCGCGTGCCGATCATGCCTTCCTGCATATGGCGCTCGGCGTCCAGCTTGCCGAACGCGGCGTATCCGTGCTTTTGACCAGCGGAGCGCAGGAAGGAAGCGTACTGCCTCACGCCCGGGCGGGCTACGACTATCCCCCAGGGACGATGTTCAGCATCCTCGGCTTCTCCGAGCTTCGCGGGCTGACGGTCGAAGGCGCGAAATGGCCGCTCGACGATGTCGTCGTACCGTTCGGCTCGTCCCTGACGATCTCCAATGTCGTCAAGGACGGGCTTGTCGTCCGGCTTCGGGAGGGGCGGGCCTTGCTTGTCGCCACTCTGGCAGCCACATGA
- a CDS encoding M48 family metalloprotease, with protein sequence MYDDALKPSSDPVTAANVTRDNKLVQLARQQHPRILHTYGGEYSNPKLERMVAKVVGRLTLVSDNPSQIYRITILNSPSVNAFALPGGYLYITRGLLALASDSAELAAVIAHEMGHVTANHGLQRQQLEAEEALTSNVVADLLGNDREAKTALIRGKLKLAQFSRNQELAADAIGINSVGKAGFDPYAAARFLRAMQAYTDFRSVSGANDTSLDFLATHPNTPQRVALAVEKARAFGPPGTGERDRDAYLNGIDGMLFGDKPDEGYVRGNTFLHPKLGITFTVPQGFVIDNSAQAVTAAGPGDIAIRFDGVSVNRNTRLDDYIRSGWVTGLDPSSVHPATINGNEAAIARAASEGWQFDVTVIRAGGQVYRLLTAAPLASHDLEKVARGVSGSFRLLTPAEKDALKPLKIAIATVEAGQNIASMAAMMRGVDRKLELFRVLNGMGPGADVSVGDKVKIVTDK encoded by the coding sequence ATGTACGACGATGCACTGAAGCCGTCATCGGATCCGGTCACAGCCGCCAACGTGACGCGCGACAACAAGCTGGTGCAGCTTGCGCGCCAGCAGCATCCACGCATTCTCCACACCTATGGCGGTGAGTATTCAAATCCGAAGCTGGAGCGGATGGTCGCCAAGGTCGTCGGCCGCCTGACGCTGGTCTCGGACAATCCGAGCCAGATCTACCGCATCACCATCCTCAATTCGCCGAGCGTCAACGCTTTCGCGCTGCCGGGCGGCTATCTCTACATCACGCGCGGGCTGCTGGCTCTGGCCAGCGATTCGGCGGAACTGGCCGCCGTCATCGCCCACGAGATGGGCCATGTGACGGCCAATCACGGCCTGCAGCGCCAGCAACTTGAAGCGGAGGAGGCGCTGACCTCGAATGTCGTCGCCGACCTGCTCGGGAATGACAGGGAGGCCAAGACCGCGCTCATCCGCGGCAAGCTCAAGCTGGCACAGTTTTCGCGCAACCAGGAACTGGCGGCGGATGCGATCGGTATCAATTCGGTCGGCAAGGCCGGGTTCGACCCTTATGCCGCGGCACGTTTCCTGCGCGCCATGCAGGCCTATACCGATTTCCGCAGCGTCTCGGGCGCCAATGACACCAGCCTCGATTTCCTTGCTACGCATCCCAATACGCCGCAACGTGTCGCGCTGGCGGTCGAGAAGGCAAGGGCTTTCGGCCCGCCGGGAACGGGAGAGCGTGACCGCGACGCTTACCTGAACGGCATCGACGGCATGCTGTTCGGCGACAAGCCGGACGAAGGCTATGTTCGCGGCAATACTTTCCTGCACCCGAAGCTCGGCATCACCTTCACCGTGCCGCAGGGCTTCGTGATCGACAATTCGGCCCAGGCGGTGACGGCGGCGGGACCAGGAGATATAGCGATCCGCTTCGACGGCGTATCGGTCAACCGGAACACGCGTCTCGATGACTATATCCGCAGCGGCTGGGTGACGGGGCTCGATCCATCCTCGGTCCATCCGGCGACGATCAATGGGAACGAGGCGGCCATCGCACGCGCCGCGTCGGAGGGTTGGCAGTTCGACGTGACGGTGATCCGCGCCGGCGGCCAGGTCTATCGGCTCTTGACGGCCGCGCCGCTCGCCAGCCACGACCTCGAAAAGGTGGCGCGAGGGGTCTCGGGAAGCTTCCGCCTGCTGACACCGGCGGAGAAGGATGCGCTCAAGCCGCTGAAGATAGCGATCGCCACGGTGGAGGCCGGGCAGAATATCGCAAGCATGGCGGCGATGATGCGCGGCGTGGACCGGAAACTCGAGCTTTTCCGCGTGCTGAACGGAATGGGCCCCGGCGCCGACGTCTCCGTCGGCGACAAGGTCAAGATCGTCACCGACAAATAG
- the thiB gene encoding thiamine ABC transporter substrate binding subunit, whose translation MRGTISLLLAALFAPFSAGAAVAEGSLTIYTYESFTADWGPGPIVQKAFEAECSCNVRFVSVTDGVALLNRLKLEGQSTKADIVLGLDTNLTTDAKATGLFTPHGDLTNEVDVPGGWSDDIFVPYDYGYFAVVYDSEKLKDPPKSMAELVDGDPSEKIAIEDPRTSTPGLGLVLWIRKIYGDKATDAWAKLKGRVLTVTPGWSEAYGLLTKGEAPMVLSYTTSPAYHMIEEKTDRYKAASFAEGHYMQIEVAGMTKKGAENPLAGKFLDFMTGSKFQDAIPETNWMYPAGRTDKPLDPAFGQLVKPAKSLIYSSDEVAKNRKAWVDEWLSVMSR comes from the coding sequence ATGCGCGGAACGATCTCCCTCCTCCTGGCAGCGCTGTTCGCGCCGTTTTCCGCTGGCGCGGCTGTGGCCGAAGGTTCGCTTACGATCTACACCTATGAGAGCTTCACCGCCGACTGGGGGCCGGGTCCGATCGTCCAGAAGGCATTCGAGGCGGAGTGCTCGTGCAACGTCCGCTTTGTTTCCGTCACCGACGGCGTTGCGCTGCTCAACCGGCTAAAGTTAGAAGGCCAATCGACCAAGGCCGATATCGTGCTCGGCCTGGACACCAACCTGACGACCGATGCCAAGGCGACTGGTCTTTTCACGCCGCACGGCGATCTCACGAACGAGGTCGATGTTCCCGGTGGGTGGAGCGACGATATTTTCGTGCCCTATGATTACGGCTATTTCGCCGTGGTCTATGACAGCGAGAAGCTGAAGGATCCGCCGAAGAGCATGGCCGAATTGGTGGACGGCGATCCAAGTGAAAAGATCGCGATCGAGGACCCGCGCACCTCCACCCCCGGACTTGGTCTCGTACTCTGGATCAGGAAAATCTACGGCGACAAGGCCACCGATGCCTGGGCGAAGCTGAAAGGCCGTGTGCTCACAGTCACGCCGGGATGGAGCGAGGCCTACGGACTTCTGACCAAGGGCGAGGCGCCGATGGTGCTTTCCTACACGACCTCGCCCGCCTATCACATGATCGAGGAGAAGACCGACCGGTATAAAGCGGCTTCCTTCGCGGAGGGGCATTACATGCAGATCGAGGTCGCGGGCATGACGAAGAAAGGCGCGGAAAATCCGCTCGCCGGAAAATTCCTCGATTTCATGACCGGCTCGAAATTCCAGGATGCGATTCCGGAGACGAACTGGATGTATCCGGCTGGTCGGACCGACAAGCCGCTCGATCCGGCCTTCGGCCAGCTGGTCAAACCGGCGAAATCCCTGATCTATTCAAGCGACGAAGTTGCCAAGAACCGCAAGGCCTGGGTCGACGAATGGCTCTCGGTGATGAGCAGATAG
- the thiQ gene encoding thiamine ABC transporter ATP-binding protein gives MTGRGGLEIALDKIAFRYAEMEMGFDLSFPAASVTAIMGPSGAGKSTLLDLVAGFEMPAGGRILIGDEDVTRLPPSARPVSMVFQENNLFSHLDVAANVGLGRSPSLKLSDEDRTAVADALVRTGLSGKERRLPSELSGGERQRVALARVLVRDRPVLLLDEPFASLDASLRREMTGLVGELHSRTHMTILMVTHDAEDARRIGDRVLRIEDGHVAAFGRVEDMPRGGAFPDRPTNGKDGEKYGSVARKSS, from the coding sequence ATGACCGGGCGCGGCGGCCTCGAAATCGCTCTGGACAAAATCGCGTTCCGCTACGCGGAGATGGAGATGGGCTTCGACCTTTCCTTTCCGGCCGCGTCGGTCACGGCGATCATGGGGCCGAGCGGGGCGGGAAAATCGACGCTGCTCGATCTCGTCGCCGGCTTCGAGATGCCCGCCGGCGGCCGTATCCTGATCGGCGACGAAGATGTGACGAGGTTGCCGCCGTCCGCCCGTCCTGTCTCCATGGTCTTCCAGGAAAACAATCTGTTCTCGCATCTCGACGTCGCGGCGAATGTCGGCCTCGGGCGATCTCCGTCGTTGAAGCTTTCCGATGAGGATCGCACGGCGGTGGCGGATGCGCTCGTCCGCACCGGGCTCTCCGGCAAGGAAAGGCGGCTGCCGTCCGAACTTTCCGGAGGCGAGCGCCAGCGTGTGGCGCTGGCGCGCGTTCTCGTGCGGGACCGTCCCGTGCTCCTACTCGACGAGCCTTTCGCTTCTCTCGATGCTTCGCTTCGCCGGGAAATGACCGGGCTGGTGGGTGAACTCCATTCCCGTACCCATATGACGATCCTGATGGTCACTCATGACGCGGAGGATGCGAGGCGGATCGGGGATCGGGTTCTGCGGATCGAGGACGGCCATGTCGCCGCTTTCGGCAGGGTGGAAGACATGCCGCGCGGCGGCGCTTTTCCGGACCGGCCAACAAATGGAAAAGATGGCGAGAAATATGGTTCGGTTGCCCGCAAGTCGTCATAA
- the leuC gene encoding 3-isopropylmalate dehydratase large subunit has protein sequence MSAARTLYDKIFEDHVVDRQDDGTCLLYIDRHLVHEVTSPQAFEGLRMGGRKVRHPEKTLAVVDHNVSTSPDRKNGIKNEESRIQVEALAKNARDFGIEYFNEVDRRQGIVHIIGPEQGFTLPGMTIVCGDSHTSTHGAFGALAHGIGTSEVEHVLATQTLIQKKAKNMLVQVDGQLPPGVTAKDIILSIIGEIGTAGGTGYVIEYAGEAIRSLSMEGRMTVCNMSIEGGARAGLIAPDETTFAYVKDKPRAPKGAAWDQALAYWKTLRSDEGAHFDRVVKLDGANLPPIVTWGSSPEDVASVTGFVPDPDTIEDENKRASKKRALEYMGLTAGTKITDIALDRVFIGSCTNGRIEDLRQVAKVVEGRKVASRVNAMIVPGSGLVKEQAEAEGLDSIFRAAGFDWREPGCSMCLAMNEDRLRPEERCASTSNRNFEGRQGYRGRTHLVSPAMAAAAAIAGHFVDIREWR, from the coding sequence ATGAGCGCAGCGCGCACCCTCTACGACAAGATATTCGAAGACCATGTGGTCGACCGTCAGGACGACGGCACCTGCCTGCTCTATATCGATCGCCACCTCGTGCATGAGGTGACCAGCCCGCAGGCCTTCGAGGGGCTGAGGATGGGCGGCCGCAAGGTGCGCCATCCCGAGAAGACGCTCGCCGTCGTCGACCATAACGTCTCTACCTCGCCCGACCGCAAGAACGGCATCAAGAACGAGGAAAGCCGTATCCAGGTCGAGGCGCTGGCGAAGAACGCCAGGGATTTCGGCATCGAATATTTCAACGAGGTCGACCGGCGCCAGGGCATCGTCCACATCATCGGCCCCGAACAGGGCTTCACGCTGCCGGGCATGACGATCGTCTGCGGCGACAGCCACACCTCCACCCACGGAGCTTTCGGCGCGCTCGCGCATGGCATCGGCACGTCGGAGGTCGAGCATGTACTCGCCACGCAGACTCTGATCCAGAAGAAGGCGAAGAACATGCTCGTCCAGGTGGACGGCCAGCTTCCGCCCGGCGTCACCGCCAAGGACATCATCCTCTCGATCATCGGCGAGATCGGCACGGCAGGCGGCACCGGCTATGTCATCGAATATGCCGGCGAGGCGATCCGTTCGCTCTCCATGGAAGGGCGCATGACGGTCTGCAACATGTCGATCGAAGGCGGCGCGCGCGCTGGCCTGATCGCGCCCGACGAGACGACGTTCGCCTATGTGAAGGACAAGCCGCGCGCGCCGAAGGGCGCGGCCTGGGACCAGGCGCTCGCCTATTGGAAGACGCTTCGCTCGGACGAGGGCGCGCATTTCGACCGCGTGGTGAAGCTCGACGGCGCCAACCTGCCGCCGATCGTCACCTGGGGTTCCTCGCCGGAGGACGTCGCCTCCGTCACCGGTTTCGTGCCGGACCCCGATACGATCGAGGACGAGAACAAGCGCGCCTCGAAGAAGCGGGCGCTCGAATATATGGGGCTGACGGCAGGCACGAAGATCACCGACATCGCGCTCGATCGCGTCTTCATCGGTTCGTGCACGAACGGCCGCATAGAGGATCTGCGGCAGGTGGCGAAGGTGGTGGAGGGCCGCAAGGTCGCAAGCCGCGTCAACGCCATGATCGTGCCGGGCTCGGGGCTGGTGAAGGAACAGGCGGAGGCCGAAGGGCTCGACAGTATCTTCCGCGCCGCCGGCTTCGACTGGCGCGAACCGGGCTGCTCGATGTGCCTCGCCATGAACGAGGACCGGCTACGGCCGGAGGAGCGTTGCGCCTCGACCTCGAACCGGAATTTCGAGGGCAGGCAGGGTTACCGCGGCCGCACGCACCTCGTGTCACCGGCCATGGCGGCCGCGGCGGCGATCGCCGGGCATTTCGTCGATATCAGGGAGTGGCGATAA
- a CDS encoding RNA polymerase factor sigma-32 yields MNEDSARRSMIQAAMRAPYLERGEEHDLAVRWKEEHDQEALHRITTAHMRLVISMASKFRHFGLSMSDLIQEGHVGLLEAAARFEPERDVRFSTYATWWIRASIQDYILRNWSIVRGGTSSAQKALFFNLRRLRARLAQGSETLSSAEVYREIAAALGVPVADVAMMDSRLSGPDASLNAPLADEGGNTSDRQDFLVSDAPLPDEVVGETIDLERRSGWLNTALGALNERELRIIRERRLREEGATLEALGERLGISKERVRQIENRALEKLRTALVRENPELASL; encoded by the coding sequence ATGAACGAAGACTCGGCCAGGCGAAGCATGATCCAGGCAGCAATGCGGGCTCCTTACCTCGAGCGGGGCGAGGAGCACGATCTTGCCGTACGCTGGAAGGAGGAGCACGACCAGGAAGCGCTCCACCGCATCACCACCGCGCACATGCGGCTGGTCATCTCCATGGCATCCAAATTCCGCCATTTCGGCCTGTCGATGAGCGATCTCATCCAGGAAGGGCATGTCGGCCTGCTCGAAGCCGCTGCGCGTTTCGAACCGGAGCGCGACGTGCGCTTCTCCACCTATGCGACGTGGTGGATCCGCGCCTCGATCCAGGACTATATCCTGCGCAACTGGTCGATCGTCCGTGGCGGCACGAGCTCCGCCCAGAAGGCGCTTTTTTTCAATCTGCGCCGCCTGAGGGCGCGCCTCGCCCAGGGGTCGGAGACGCTTTCCAGCGCCGAGGTATACAGGGAAATCGCCGCCGCGCTCGGCGTCCCCGTGGCGGACGTCGCCATGATGGATTCGCGCCTGTCCGGCCCCGACGCCTCGCTCAACGCGCCGCTGGCAGATGAAGGCGGCAACACTTCCGACCGGCAGGACTTCCTCGTTTCGGACGCGCCGCTTCCCGACGAGGTCGTCGGCGAAACCATCGATCTCGAGCGCCGCTCGGGCTGGCTCAACACCGCGCTCGGTGCGCTCAACGAGCGCGAATTGAGGATCATCCGCGAGCGCCGCCTGCGTGAGGAAGGCGCGACGCTCGAGGCCCTCGGCGAACGCCTCGGCATCTCCAAGGAGCGTGTACGCCAGATCGAAAACCGCGCCCTGGAAAAGCTCCGCACCGCACTTGTCAGGGAAAACCCCGAACTCGCTTCACTGTGA
- the thiP gene encoding thiamine/thiamine pyrophosphate ABC transporter permease: MALGDEQIGVAPLDGRVAAGAVALAAVALVAGGALAGLVFQAGSDWSGAFAAFDLYLLRVARFTLFQAVLSTVLSVAPAVVVARAFSRHPKFPGRALMLRLFAVPLALPAIVAALGVLALYGRAGIFSGALAKLAGGDWSGVYGLSGILIAHVFFNLPLATRLFLQALDTVPDDQWRLAAQLGMGARPAFRFLEWPAMRASLPGIAGLVFMLCVTSFTIVLMLGGGPRATTLEVAIYQALRFDFDPARAVALTVMQIVLALVIFIAITRLGGNYTAMANLSVTRRRYAMDGKGEKSFDLLVIAVATLFVAGPMAAVVIAGLGADLGRLAADEAVRCACFTSLALAAPAAFLSAGLSLALVACRRALEYGRRQRRASWLEWASGSGASLILVLPPTVIGAGWFIILLRLGDVYAAAPAMVIAVNALMAIPFAVRVVQPAYDAASARNERLCGALGIAGWNRLRLIDGPVLSRPLGTAFAFAMALSLGDLGVIALFGSDRVQTLPYLLMQRMGSYRTEDAAGIALLLGALCLGLMMISDRLGRNAA, translated from the coding sequence ATGGCTCTCGGTGATGAGCAGATAGGCGTGGCTCCACTGGACGGTCGAGTAGCCGCCGGCGCAGTGGCGCTGGCGGCGGTGGCGCTTGTCGCCGGCGGTGCGCTTGCCGGGCTCGTCTTTCAGGCGGGCAGCGATTGGAGCGGCGCGTTCGCGGCTTTCGACCTCTATCTTTTGCGCGTGGCGCGGTTCACGCTTTTCCAGGCTGTGCTCTCGACTGTGCTCTCGGTGGCGCCGGCGGTGGTCGTGGCCCGGGCCTTTTCCAGACATCCGAAGTTTCCGGGCCGTGCGCTGATGCTCAGGCTGTTCGCCGTGCCGCTGGCATTGCCGGCGATCGTCGCGGCGCTCGGCGTGCTGGCCCTTTATGGCAGGGCGGGTATCTTCTCCGGCGCGCTTGCGAAGCTCGCCGGCGGCGACTGGTCGGGCGTCTACGGGCTCTCCGGCATCCTGATCGCACACGTCTTCTTCAACCTGCCGCTGGCGACAAGGCTTTTTTTGCAGGCGCTCGACACAGTACCGGACGATCAATGGCGGCTTGCCGCGCAACTCGGCATGGGCGCGCGCCCGGCCTTCCGTTTCCTCGAATGGCCGGCGATGCGGGCGAGCCTGCCGGGCATCGCCGGGCTCGTCTTCATGCTCTGCGTAACCTCCTTCACCATTGTCCTGATGCTCGGCGGCGGGCCGCGCGCGACGACGCTGGAGGTCGCGATCTATCAGGCGCTGCGCTTCGATTTTGATCCGGCGCGGGCGGTGGCGCTGACGGTGATGCAGATCGTCTTGGCGCTGGTGATCTTCATCGCCATCACGCGCCTTGGCGGAAATTATACGGCGATGGCGAACCTGTCGGTGACGAGGCGCCGCTACGCAATGGACGGGAAAGGGGAGAAGTCTTTCGACCTGCTCGTTATCGCCGTCGCCACCCTTTTCGTGGCGGGTCCGATGGCGGCTGTCGTGATCGCCGGCCTTGGCGCAGATCTCGGCAGGCTTGCGGCGGATGAGGCGGTGCGGTGTGCCTGTTTCACCAGTCTCGCTCTCGCGGCACCGGCGGCGTTCCTTTCCGCCGGCCTGTCGCTGGCGCTGGTCGCCTGCCGCCGCGCGCTCGAATACGGGCGGAGGCAGCGGCGCGCGTCATGGCTGGAATGGGCGTCCGGCAGCGGTGCGAGTCTTATCCTTGTGCTGCCGCCGACCGTCATCGGCGCCGGATGGTTCATCATCCTGCTTCGTCTCGGCGACGTCTATGCCGCCGCGCCGGCGATGGTGATCGCGGTGAATGCGCTTATGGCGATCCCGTTCGCCGTGCGCGTCGTGCAGCCCGCCTATGACGCGGCGAGCGCGCGTAACGAAAGGCTCTGCGGCGCGCTCGGCATTGCCGGCTGGAACCGTTTGCGCCTGATCGACGGGCCGGTACTCAGCCGCCCACTCGGTACCGCGTTCGCCTTCGCCATGGCGCTGTCGCTCGGCGATCTCGGCGTCATCGCGCTCTTCGGCAGCGACCGTGTCCAGACGCTGCCCTACCTCCTGATGCAGCGCATGGGCAGCTACCGCACGGAGGATGCGGCGGGCATAGCGCTTCTGCTCGGCGCTCTTTGCCTCGGGCTGATGATGATTTCCGATCGTCTTGGAAGGAATGCGGCATGA